GGAATGTCCCCTTACTGAACCAACATATGATTTTAGTTAACTGCGTAGATTTTGGAGTTACTGAATTTTGAACCAGGTCATTGGTGTCATCACCCAataactttaccactgtactagaATGACATCACCCCCTGCTCATTCTTCCATCCAGACATAAAccttaataaaaattaaattatataAGGGGACTTTGTTCAATTCTTCTGAAGATGCTACTAATAAGTAACAAGGAAGTGGCCACAAAGCTTCCAACAGTGGATGGTGCCCTTGAATCACATTATACCTTATACTTGATCCcatttgaaatgacgagggtactaaATTCAAcataatattttcgatatcaacctaccATATGTAAGTTCATGAAATCAGATCGAAAGGGTATGCAAACCTCCCTGATTCCCGAACTCATAAGTAAAAGTAACTAAGTATGAAACCTCTATAGTTCACAAAGATCAGATCGACAAGGTCTGCATCCTGGGAATGTATACCTTGCTCCAAGAAGTTCTGAAATTATCTTATTCttaaatttgaaacattctcaatagttATAGACAATGTGCGTTGTTTGTTTGGGAAATTTCCGAATGATCAACTTGAACAAAAATAGTATGTGAACAATATATTGTTCAAACTAAGATTTCTAAGgatctatcaacatttatttctCGAATCATATTTGGAGAGTtccaagacaagcttgaactcgaTATTTATTCTTTGCAATATAAAATCTACTAAACTCATACGAAAacgtctcataagatagaatggaaGATACGATAAGTAAATAAGATAGttcggtcttcacatacctctttgttgatgaagttctaacAAATGTCTTCATTTATTCTCCAGTCTTCAATCTTTGGATACTTAGCTACCATGATCTAATCCTTGTCCGACAATTGAATTTGTTAGACTAGAATTCAAGATATTTTTTTGTGCaactaacattaacaacaagcttgagatggaaaAACTTGCAAGTTCAACCAAGCGATGCTCTAAAAATATAAGACTCCCTATATAGAGTTATGAGTAGGGTTTGTTTGGAAGCAAGATCTACCAATTTTGAAAATGTTTAACATATGCAATTGATGCATATTTCCGAAATTACCAACTACTAATTGTATTCCAACTCATAACCGATTTCTCTCATAATATGACAACTGATTAAGATTAGCTAGTACGTACCCATGTAATTTACTAATATAACAATTAGAGATATGCAAACCTATGGGATTTTATAAGCATATAGTTCGATACCAAAATTAGTACGAGACAATCGGTTTCCAGGATTATTCCTTGAGTATCTTAGGAATATACTTGAACAATAAGATACTAGAGTTTAGCTCATGTTCAAACATAATGTCAATACTTAAGAACATTCCAAGTCTAACTCGTGTACATCTCGATGTTTACAGAAACCTGAAGATAACTGATAGATTGAAAGTGCATAAACGAATCAGACAAAGTCAGGATCGGTCTTGGGAGCGaacctattactaggatcggtcgtGAATCCGCTTTCGACTACGAAACAGGTTTCACAAGTCTATTTTCTTAAGTTATGTTTATGAAATTGCTTTCAAACATAATTACTAAGGTACAGATTCatccaaaagttttttttttttttttgctcaatcaaCAATGCCTATTATCATCACCAAAGCATTACCAAAGAGCCAAAGTAGgcattacaaaaaaaatgaaacaaaattaataaaaacctATAATAGGTCTGAAAATGAGACTTAAAATGAATGATCTACTTTTTGTGTAAATTTTAACACAATTATTATTCAACCCACTACCTTGTTTTTCCAACTTGTCAGCACTGAAATTAACTTCCATATAACTATGCCCCACTTCATAATCATGTAATCCGTCACACACTTTATTCCATATAGCTCCAATAAACCATGGCAATTTCCTATTTTTGAAGGCTAGAACTGCAGCTTTTGAGTCAGACCTGAAACATGCCTCCAAATGATCATTTTGTATTGCCCACTCTCCTGCACAGATCACTGCCATAAATTCTGCAAAGAAATTTGTAGATACATATACTCCACCTTCCAAGGATACTAAAAACTCCACGATATCATTTCTCGCAACAAATCCATACCCTGCCGCACTTGGATTTCCTTTAGAAGCTTCATCGCAACAAATCAAAAAATTTGGTGCAGTTGGAAGTGTGAAATAAACTTCCATCACCCTGACATTATAAGTTACAAATTAGTGCAATGTCAACTATACTTCACAACTCCATATAGTTAACTTATAGAAATAACTATTGTATATCATTCCTTAAGATACCAAGTCACCAATACTAAATTTGTTGTAACaaaacttcgcatgttatgtttttaatgaTTGAAGACTTGAAAGAATATAGATAAAATTGGAAAAAGTCAAGTCTGTagttactaacctcgaacagaaGAATGATATCTTCGTTGTTTTCGATGTATCTTTAGGTATTCAGGAGTAGCTATATAGAGTCACAACATTTttatgttcctagtctaacctacgAAGTTGATTTTAATAACCGACTCAAGTGACTTGAGTTTTAGAACTATAtttgacaaccaaccttgataaACCAACACTTGGTaggttcgaccaagcagtgctcttaCACTCTTTTAAAGTCTTAAGTCTCAAGTACTTTGGTAATTTATCATAATTTGATATCTAATTTCATGTAATGGCGATAAGACAAATCCCTGGTTTGCACATAGGAACTTCCAATAGAATTAAATGTGAAATTCTAGAATGAAATAATATATAGAGAAGAAAACAACATAGCTCAATTAAGGTTCTTTTTGTTTATTCAAATCCTTAATCgatccagaaaaaaaaaatcttttagtttattaattcaaAATATATCATGCACTTGAATATTTACCTTTCTATGTGTTAAATTAAGCAGTGGCTTCTTTTTTTATCTATTATATTTAGCGGTACTTATAATGTAAATTTTTGTTGGGATATGTACACTAATTTAATTTGATTAAAGGAATTACGGGGTTTaacaaataaatatttttagTGATTTCTAAAGACTTGAACGAATTCTAAAGTATTGCGTTATTGGTTGTCTACTTTTATAATCTTTTTCAAAGTTTATATTACTCGTTATAGATTGTTAAAAGGTCttctaatgtttgtgttactcattgtaaacttgatcaaagaatTTGCACATGTACCAATTTTCAAGACTTTGAGTGACTTTTATGTTTATATTTTCCTTGATGAAAGTCTTGCAGAATATGTAAgcttaaaaaataaaatcatatatGCATATAAATTATGTAATATGATCAAACACATTTTAATTTAATGATTTGTACAAATGTCTGATGATAATTATTTTTGTTATAGTTATTTACTGCATTTTCTCTAATGAGATAATTATTTTTGATATTGTTATTTACTACAAATGTGTGATGTTTACAACAAAAGAAACATGTTGTATATGTCAGTCCTCAAATAATTGAGGTAGGCCTCAAACTATCTAGGTTGATAAAACTCTAGATTCTTAATCTGCCTCTCGCATCCATTACAGCGTTCTCTGCTTCCTTTTATATTTATTCTTTCTTCAGACTTATGATACTGATATGACGGCAGATGTTGTTTGCCATAATTGTCATTTAGTTGATCTTCATGACCATATATCAAAGTTGTTTgcagaaaaaaattattatatataaGCGAGTTATTCAGTTCTTATGATTGCATAATTGCTCAATATCCTCTTACTCAATGGTTTTTTTGGGGAGCAGATTTTGAAGAAACAATTCAGATTTTCTCCAAACAAAAGATtaactatacacacaatcaagATGAGTTAACTCCACCTAGTGTCATTGAGAAATACATATCAGACGTTGGAATTATTATACCTAAGAAATATGTGAAAAAGGAATGTTAATAATCATTGATGATGGCTTGTTATGTGTTTGCAGGATGCACTTGCAAGGTTGACCTGTCGTCATGGTCCAATCTGGAACATAGTCAGTTATTTACCTGCAAAACATAAAGTTCAAGTGTGATTCTAAGTTTTTctactatattttttttttgctaagaaataAAAAGATACCATTGAAACGAAGAAATTACAAGTGTTGTGACAGGAAAGTCGGGTTGTACCCAACCATTCTCCCTGCACTCAATAATTGTTACAATGCTTAGCTTCAATGTCAGCAAGATTGTTGAAATTTCTTTTAAAAAATTATACTCTAGAAAATGAAAAATAGTTGTGAATCAACTTGCAATCATCTACTATTATTTTGTTGCACCAGAACAGCTGGTTATTATTAGAATTGAAACAACCTATTACTAACTGATCATCACTAATGAAACACACTTTACTATAGCTCCTTTCTTTCGCCCAAGTACTTGCTTCCAATAGCCAAGCATTCAgcctcttcaacattccttgctACTCCTGGAGTGACCTTGATCCAACATAGTTTCCTGCTGCATCATTCATAATCAAACCCGTTCCCGAGGGATTGGTGTTAATGCCAAAATATGTGTCACTATAAATAATAATGCAATCTTCTGGCAATGaagatactgaaaaagcgggggtctaacaacaccatccaatatttcggttagcaatctatatggactaactccgaaacactttctagagaatcaactagacattcagactcaatctaggtaaaagtatcttaaggagttaatctctctctcttgttttggtttactcaagctaataaaaatcaacgagtcctaatcaaacacaaggaataacttggatggtaccaaataccaacgtccaagaatcaatcaatgataatcaacaaccaaagattggattaatctaattgatgatctaaacacacaacctgtattatttcaattataaatataaacaatataatgtggaaactgaaataacacagacaccagaaattttgttaacgaggaaaccgcagatgcggaaaaaccccgggacctagtccatattgaatacacattgtattaagccgctagatacactatcctacttcaagctaacttcggactggactgtagttgaaccccaatcagtctcccactgatccaaggtacagttgtactcctacgcctctgatcccagcaggatactgcgcacttgattcccttagctgatctcacccacaactaagagttgctacgacccaaaatcgcaggctttaacaataaacaaatctgtctcacacagacaagtctatcaaaggatcaatctgtctcccacagaaatccctaaagtttttgttccgtcttttgataataatcaaggcgaacaggaaccaattgatagtccggtcttatattcccgaagaacagcctagattaatcactcagctcacaacaatcttaatcgtatggtagcgaaacaagatgttgcggaatcacaaacaatgagacgaagatttttttgattactttttatatcttgcctatcggagaaatcaaacaatctcaagccaatcaatatgattgtattgttacgatagaagatgcaagatcagatcacacaactacgataaagtagtatcggtctggcttcacaataccaatgaagtattttagtcgttaacctggttttagaagaagaaaaccaaaggttaaaggagaatcgactctagcacgcaaactagtatcacacgtaaggtgtggggattagttttgcagagttgctagatgtccccttatatagtctttcaaatcagggtttctccttagttacaaagcaaacaatatccaccgttagatgaaaacctgatttagattcaagctaatatttctcaactgttagatcgaaaacttagcttgttatacacaaatgactgtacgcttttaggtttgttaactgcacccaaacgtgtacatttttggttcaacaatattctaaccaaaaaggttaaccatatgagcgtttgataccaaccatgttcttcttcaccataactagttcaaacgactcaaatgaacaagttaagagagttgttcaattgcaaggaaatcttatgtaactacaccagacacaattgaagcaaagatgatttgattcacaagaatcggtttatgaaattttatagccacggtttgcaaatgcattccttagtcttttaagattaagttcagaaatcatctttagatatataaccttctcaagttcgcagactaggttcgcggacttaagacaccagacagagtttacaaactccagcagaaattctcgggatgagaacttcgccggttcgcggacttggctcacgcaagtagtttgtcaactccagcagaaattctcgggtttgagaacttcggcagtttgcggactgagttcgcggacttggcacttgccatacttccgattctcttgatcaacaaagttcgagaacttaggttcaaggaatccattggttatgtaatctaaactctcattacaatcattgaaacattcttagaggacgttatatagttgctatac
This is a stretch of genomic DNA from Papaver somniferum cultivar HN1 chromosome 1, ASM357369v1, whole genome shotgun sequence. It encodes these proteins:
- the LOC113305738 gene encoding uncharacterized protein LOC113305738, with the translated sequence MEVYFTLPTAPNFLICCDEASKGNPSAAGYGFVARNDIVEFLVSLEGGVYVSTNFFAEFMAVICAGEWAIQNDHLEACFRSDSKAAVLAFKNRKLPWFIGAIWNKVCDGLHDYEVGHSYMEVNFSADKLEKQGIVD